In Salvelinus namaycush isolate Seneca chromosome 17, SaNama_1.0, whole genome shotgun sequence, one genomic interval encodes:
- the atoh8 gene encoding protein atonal homolog 8 → MRNPHLLSDGWKTINAKDSTGNKKFKRKGRDPKRVTSDEVKHFQYDSIMDDDSMGELMEETCRNIVQKRLQDPGSVLSVEKSIISSGNPNTALDMRINASPSTVTGKLPSSQSQPLSESTATSRDSFLSTFPHVTSYGHQQSFGTDHTLQSRIVLCQRSEKSLSSASQTAYINSNDPVESPKKRLGETSGVVTEIKAVQQTRRLLANARERTRVHTISAAFEALRKQVPCYSYGQKLSKLAILRIACNYILSLAQLADLDYTPDHGNMSFRECVEQCTRTLQAEGRSKKRKE, encoded by the exons ATGAGGAATCCACATCTACTCAGCGATGGCTGGAAGACAATCAATGCAAAGGATTCAACTGGGAATAAAAAGTTTAAACGGAAAGGTCGGGACCCCAAACGTGTCACCAGTGACGAAGTCAAACATTTCCAATATGATTCAATAATGGACGACGATTCTATGGGGGAACTGATGGAAGAGACATGTAGAAACATTGTCCAAAAAAGACTACAGGACCCTGGTTCAGTTCTATCTGTGGAGAAATCCATTATTTCATCTGGAAACCCGAATACTGCTCTTGACATGAGGATAAATGCTTCACCATCAACAGTTACTGGGAAGCTCCCATCATCACAGTCACAGCCTTTATCCGAGTCAACAGCGACAAGCAGAGACTCTTTTCTCAGCACATTCCCGCATGTTACAAGTTATGGCCATCAACAGTCATTTGGGACTGATCACACATTACAGTCCCGGATTGTCCTGTGCCAGCGCTCCGAGAAGTCCCTCTCTTCAGCCTCTCAGACAGCCTACATCAATAGCAACGACCCGGTTGAATCGCCAAAGAAACGGCTAGGAGAAACGTCTGGCGTCGTCACTGAGATCAAAGCCGTTCAGCAGACACGGAGGCTACTGGCGAATGCCAGAGAGAGGACCCGGGTGCATACCATCAGTGCAGCCTTTGAGGCGCTGAGAAAGCAG GTGCCCTGCTACTCCTATGGACAGAAGTTGTCAAAGCTGGCTATATTAAGAATCGCCTGTAACTACATCCTGTCGCTAGCTCAGCTGGCAGACCTGGACTACACCCCAGATCACGGCAACATGAGCTTCAGAGAGTGCGTGGAGCAGTGCACCCGCACCCTGCAGGCCGAGGGACGCTCCAAGAAGAGAAAG GAGTAA